In Halanaeroarchaeum sp. HSR-CO, one DNA window encodes the following:
- a CDS encoding translation initiation factor IF-2 subunit alpha → MKYEGWPEEGELVVGKVDEIEDFGVFIDLEEYEGKRGLSHVSEVASGWIKNVRDHVNEGQTVVAKVLDVDESSQQIDLSIKDVNDHQRSDKIQEWKNEQKADKWLSLAFGEDMDDETFRRVANALLAEFGSLYDGFEQAAIHGHEVLESVDLNDEERERIVETARENVSVPYVTVTGYVHLESPNPDGVDDIRRALEAAEGDGEIPDEIDLKVTYVGSPEYRIRVQAPNYKTAEDELEAAAERAITSIDDAGGDGAFHRERQTENE, encoded by the coding sequence ATGAAATACGAGGGATGGCCCGAAGAGGGCGAATTGGTCGTCGGAAAGGTCGACGAGATCGAGGACTTCGGGGTCTTCATCGACCTCGAAGAGTACGAGGGAAAACGCGGGCTGTCCCACGTCAGCGAAGTCGCTTCCGGGTGGATCAAGAACGTCCGCGACCACGTTAACGAAGGGCAGACCGTCGTGGCGAAGGTCCTCGACGTCGACGAGTCCTCCCAGCAGATCGATCTCTCCATCAAGGACGTCAACGACCACCAGCGCTCCGATAAGATCCAGGAGTGGAAAAACGAACAGAAGGCGGACAAGTGGCTCTCGCTGGCCTTCGGCGAGGACATGGACGACGAGACGTTCAGACGGGTGGCGAACGCCCTCCTCGCCGAGTTCGGCAGCCTCTACGATGGATTCGAACAGGCTGCCATCCACGGTCACGAGGTGCTCGAATCGGTCGATCTCAACGACGAAGAACGGGAACGAATCGTGGAGACCGCCCGCGAGAACGTCTCCGTCCCCTACGTCACGGTGACGGGATACGTCCACCTCGAATCGCCGAACCCCGACGGCGTCGACGACATTCGCCGGGCACTCGAAGCCGCCGAGGGAGACGGGGAGATACCGGATGAGATCGATCTCAAGGTCACGTACGTCGGATCGCCCGAGTACCGAATCCGCGTCCAGGCACCGAACTACAAGACCGCAGAAGACGAACTCGAGGCGGCAGCGGAGCGCGCCATCACGTCCATCGACGACGCCGGCGGCGATGGTGCCTTCCATCGCGAGCGCCAGACCGAGAACGAATGA
- a CDS encoding amino acid ABC transporter ATP-binding protein has translation MTEPLLEVEHLKKSFGDEEVLADVSFQMQETDANVIIGPSGSGKSTLLRCINRLTSIDGGDIYLDGELTSAPDYDVNKLRRNVGMVFQDINLFAHLTALENVTLGLKRVLDMDADAAEAKALAQLEQVGLGDKTESYPAELSGGQQQRVGIARALAMDPKLMLFDEPTSSLDPELTGEVVEVMRELAEEGMTMLVVTHEMGFARSTASNVMFLDGGRFVEIGPPDELFTDPKERRTREFLGRLTEAEAEGSL, from the coding sequence ATGACCGAACCATTACTCGAGGTCGAACATCTCAAGAAGAGTTTCGGTGACGAGGAGGTCCTGGCCGACGTCTCCTTCCAGATGCAGGAAACGGATGCCAATGTCATCATCGGACCGAGTGGCAGTGGGAAGTCGACCCTGCTGCGGTGTATCAACCGACTGACGTCGATCGACGGCGGGGACATCTATCTCGACGGTGAGTTGACGTCCGCACCCGATTACGACGTCAACAAACTTCGGCGGAACGTTGGTATGGTGTTCCAGGACATCAACCTGTTCGCCCACCTCACGGCGCTCGAGAACGTCACGCTCGGTCTCAAACGCGTCCTCGATATGGATGCCGATGCCGCCGAGGCGAAGGCGCTGGCCCAACTGGAGCAGGTCGGGCTGGGGGACAAGACCGAATCGTACCCGGCAGAGCTCTCTGGGGGGCAACAACAGCGAGTCGGCATCGCCCGGGCACTCGCGATGGACCCGAAGCTCATGCTCTTCGACGAGCCGACCAGTTCGCTCGATCCTGAACTGACCGGTGAGGTCGTCGAGGTGATGCGAGAGCTGGCCGAGGAGGGTATGACGATGCTCGTGGTCACCCACGAGATGGGATTTGCCCGGTCCACGGCGAGCAACGTCATGTTCCTCGATGGTGGCCGCTTCGTCGAGATCGGACCGCCGGACGAGTTATTCACGGATCCGAAAGAACGGCGGACGAGGGAGTTTCTGGGACGGCTCACGGAAGCCGAGGCGGAGGGCTCACTGTAA
- a CDS encoding metallophosphoesterase, translating to MSTGGVRIVDRAAYVTAADALIVADLHLGQDRSSAVELPVGEHDDILGRLETTLQDVEPATVVLAGDLLHSFDRVPTGVSETLGDIRRVVDRSPADLVVLEGNHDTMLSTLVEAPIQSAHRLADGTVVVHGHREPIETADRFVVGHEHPAIRIEGRRYPCALDCSNQQAGNDVFVLPAYTRLARGTLVNDLDAGESLSPLLTDLGECRPIVSLDDEPLEFPPLTEFRSLL from the coding sequence GTGTCAACTGGCGGCGTCCGGATCGTCGACCGAGCTGCGTACGTGACGGCAGCGGACGCGCTGATCGTCGCGGACCTCCACCTGGGCCAGGACCGGAGCTCCGCCGTCGAACTCCCGGTCGGGGAACACGATGACATCCTCGGCCGGCTCGAAACGACCCTCCAGGACGTCGAACCGGCGACGGTGGTGCTGGCCGGCGACCTCCTGCACTCGTTCGATCGGGTGCCAACGGGAGTCTCCGAGACACTCGGCGACATCCGTCGAGTCGTCGACCGATCTCCTGCCGACCTGGTGGTCCTCGAGGGGAATCACGACACGATGTTGTCGACCCTCGTGGAGGCACCAATCCAGTCCGCGCACCGATTGGCCGACGGGACGGTCGTCGTCCACGGCCATCGCGAGCCGATCGAGACCGCGGATAGATTCGTCGTCGGCCACGAACATCCGGCGATCCGGATCGAGGGGCGTCGGTATCCCTGTGCACTCGATTGCTCGAACCAGCAGGCCGGAAACGACGTCTTCGTCCTGCCGGCGTACACCCGACTCGCCAGAGGAACGCTCGTCAACGATCTCGACGCTGGGGAGAGTCTGTCGCCGCTCCTCACTGACCTCGGGGAGTGTCGGCCAATCGTCAGTCTCGACGACGAGCCACTCGAGTTTCCCCCACTCACCGAGTTCAGATCACTCCTCTAG
- a CDS encoding proteasome assembly chaperone family protein — MDEIEVEQVAEVELDDPVFVEGLPGVGHVGKLVAEHLVEEMESVLVRRIYSEHFPPQVGIDNDGVGTLANAEFYAIETAGRDMLVLTGNHQANDVPGHYRLTDVFLDVAEFFGAAEVFALGGVPTGELIEEYAVIGAVSDEDQKAELEDAGVEFRAEEPAGGIVGTSGLLLGMGGRREFEAACLMGETSGYVVDPMSARAVLEVLQEFLDFEIDYDALDDRAEEMEEVLGRLKEMEEGPSPGTEDDLRYIG; from the coding sequence ATGGACGAAATCGAGGTCGAGCAGGTCGCCGAGGTAGAACTCGACGACCCCGTCTTCGTCGAGGGATTGCCGGGCGTCGGCCACGTCGGCAAACTGGTCGCCGAACACCTCGTCGAAGAGATGGAAAGCGTTCTCGTGCGACGAATATACTCCGAGCACTTCCCCCCACAGGTGGGTATCGACAACGATGGGGTCGGCACCCTGGCCAATGCGGAGTTCTATGCTATCGAGACGGCGGGACGGGATATGCTCGTCCTGACCGGAAACCACCAGGCGAACGACGTTCCCGGACACTACAGGCTCACCGACGTCTTCCTGGACGTCGCCGAATTCTTCGGCGCGGCGGAGGTGTTTGCGCTCGGCGGTGTCCCCACGGGAGAACTCATCGAGGAGTACGCGGTTATCGGGGCAGTCTCCGACGAGGACCAAAAGGCCGAGTTGGAGGACGCCGGCGTCGAATTCCGTGCCGAAGAGCCCGCGGGTGGCATCGTCGGAACGAGTGGGCTCCTCCTGGGCATGGGCGGTCGTCGTGAGTTCGAGGCGGCCTGTCTGATGGGGGAGACGAGTGGCTACGTCGTGGACCCGATGAGCGCTCGTGCCGTCCTCGAGGTCCTCCAGGAGTTCCTCGACTTCGAAATCGATTACGACGCCCTCGACGACCGGGCAGAGGAGATGGAGGAGGTGCTGGGACGGCTCAAGGAGATGGAAGAAGGGCCGAGCCCCGGTACCGAAGACGACCTCCGGTACATCGGTTGA
- the argF gene encoding ornithine carbamoyltransferase: MQDVIDIHDLTEQEILDIYALTEEMKADQPAYHDALSNRTLLMFFAKPSTRTRVSFEAGMTHLGGHAIYFSEEQSQLSRGESLADTAKVLSRYTDVIMARLFEHETMIELAEHADVPVINGLTDLLHPCQALSDVFTMREYGIEDGPLAFVGDGNNVAHSLMQICATLDIPCRIATPEGYEPDTTITDRVAGADVTITNDPAEAVDGARAVYTDVFVSMGESAEKKAAFDGYQVTPELMAHGDDAKFMHCLPAHRGEEVATAVMDGPNSIVYDQAENRQHVQKAILYSLLTV; the protein is encoded by the coding sequence ATGCAGGACGTAATCGACATCCACGACCTCACCGAACAGGAGATTCTGGACATCTATGCACTGACAGAGGAGATGAAGGCTGATCAGCCGGCATACCACGACGCGCTCTCCAACCGGACACTGTTGATGTTCTTCGCGAAACCGTCGACGCGGACGCGCGTCTCCTTCGAGGCGGGGATGACCCATCTCGGCGGCCACGCTATCTACTTCTCCGAGGAGCAATCCCAGCTATCCCGGGGCGAGTCGCTCGCGGACACCGCGAAGGTCCTCTCGCGGTACACGGACGTCATCATGGCACGGCTCTTCGAACACGAGACCATGATCGAGTTGGCCGAGCACGCCGACGTCCCAGTGATCAACGGCCTCACGGACCTCCTTCACCCCTGTCAGGCGCTCTCCGACGTGTTCACGATGCGGGAATACGGCATCGAGGACGGCCCCCTTGCCTTCGTCGGCGACGGCAACAACGTCGCCCACTCGCTGATGCAGATCTGTGCGACGCTGGACATTCCGTGTCGCATCGCGACACCCGAGGGCTACGAACCCGACACGACCATCACCGACCGCGTCGCCGGCGCGGACGTGACGATCACCAACGACCCGGCCGAGGCGGTCGACGGGGCGAGGGCCGTCTACACGGACGTCTTCGTCAGCATGGGCGAATCCGCGGAGAAGAAGGCGGCCTTCGACGGATACCAGGTCACGCCCGAGTTGATGGCCCACGGCGACGACGCGAAGTTCATGCACTGCCTGCCGGCCCACCGTGGCGAAGAGGTCGCCACAGCGGTGATGGACGGTCCGAACTCCATCGTCTACGATCAGGCCGAGAACCGACAACACGTCCAGAAGGCCATCCTCTACAGCCTGCTCACCGTTTAG
- a CDS encoding amino acid ABC transporter permease, whose product MVSSRDVQDPGISVSTSGWAWRAFYVVFWGWLLARWLNDWFFTSVTGIGDRQPFVEPALIEPVSESLAFALTYLPALAKGAWMTIVLTVVAIVLGFVIAVPLSVARVYGRYSKWLALTFTELIRGTPLLAQLFVLYYGLGLSSWIRELPLVGVGPIPGQAFWVAIIGFTINSAAYQAEYIRSALLSVDRGQLTAARAIGLNQLEGIRYVVLPQGLRYAIPAWSNELIYLIKYSSLAAFITVPELFKVAQRIASANFRYTAIFTLVAILYLGIIITASNLMDYVNDRVAIPGLGQQRTR is encoded by the coding sequence ATGGTCTCCTCGCGGGACGTCCAGGACCCGGGCATCTCGGTCTCCACCAGCGGCTGGGCCTGGCGGGCGTTCTACGTCGTCTTCTGGGGGTGGCTGCTGGCCCGGTGGCTCAACGATTGGTTTTTCACGTCGGTGACCGGCATCGGGGACCGACAGCCGTTCGTCGAGCCGGCGCTAATCGAACCGGTCTCGGAATCGCTCGCGTTTGCGTTGACCTACCTTCCGGCTCTCGCGAAGGGTGCGTGGATGACCATCGTGTTGACCGTGGTGGCCATCGTGTTGGGCTTCGTCATCGCGGTTCCGCTCAGCGTCGCCAGGGTGTACGGTCGCTACTCGAAGTGGCTCGCGCTGACCTTCACGGAGCTCATCCGGGGGACGCCGCTTCTAGCTCAGCTATTCGTCCTGTACTACGGCCTGGGCCTATCCAGCTGGATCAGGGAACTCCCGCTCGTTGGCGTGGGCCCGATCCCCGGACAGGCGTTCTGGGTAGCGATCATCGGCTTCACGATCAACAGCGCCGCGTACCAGGCCGAGTACATCAGGTCGGCGCTACTCTCCGTCGATAGGGGACAGTTGACTGCCGCTCGTGCAATCGGATTGAACCAGCTGGAGGGGATTCGATACGTCGTGTTGCCCCAGGGGCTTAGATACGCCATCCCTGCCTGGTCCAACGAACTGATCTACCTGATCAAGTACTCCTCGTTGGCGGCGTTCATCACCGTCCCGGAGCTGTTCAAGGTCGCCCAACGCATCGCGTCCGCTAACTTCAGGTACACCGCCATCTTCACGCTGGTAGCCATCCTCTACCTGGGAATCATCATCACGGCGTCCAATCTGATGGACTACGTCAACGACCGTGTGGCGATACCCGGCCTCGGCCAGCAGCGTACACGGTGA
- a CDS encoding amino acid ABC transporter permease codes for MQGILGVLAQAPVGDWGFVFQNADYLAGGLWLTIQLTVASILVGFLAGFPAGVIEVYGGRYSATPVKVVGTVLRGTPLLVILIFAYFVFPIGSAFIAAVLGLGLRSAAYQSQIFKGALKSIGEGQMEAARAIGMTKLEAIYHVIVPQALRRSIPSFQNEFTIVLKDTSIAFAIGFAELLTRSYDLFVQRTTAVLEVILFVSAIYFVVTFTTNRALDYVAEIFKIPTGES; via the coding sequence ATGCAAGGGATTCTCGGGGTCCTCGCACAGGCGCCGGTGGGTGACTGGGGGTTCGTCTTCCAGAACGCGGACTATCTCGCGGGCGGCCTCTGGTTGACGATTCAGTTGACGGTCGCGAGCATCCTGGTGGGCTTCCTGGCGGGCTTTCCAGCGGGCGTCATCGAGGTGTACGGCGGCCGGTACAGCGCCACGCCCGTCAAGGTAGTGGGGACCGTTCTCCGAGGGACGCCACTGCTCGTCATCCTCATCTTCGCGTACTTCGTCTTTCCCATCGGATCCGCCTTCATCGCCGCGGTCCTCGGGCTGGGCCTGCGGAGTGCAGCCTACCAGAGTCAGATCTTCAAGGGTGCGCTGAAGAGCATCGGGGAAGGACAGATGGAGGCCGCACGTGCCATCGGGATGACGAAACTCGAAGCTATCTATCACGTCATCGTCCCGCAGGCGCTTCGACGGAGCATCCCTTCCTTCCAGAACGAGTTCACCATCGTCCTGAAGGACACCTCCATCGCGTTCGCGATCGGATTCGCCGAACTCCTCACCCGAAGCTACGACCTGTTCGTCCAGCGGACGACGGCCGTACTGGAGGTCATTCTGTTCGTAAGCGCCATCTACTTCGTCGTCACGTTCACCACGAACCGCGCGCTGGACTACGTCGCAGAAATTTTCAAGATTCCAACCGGTGAGTCATAG
- a CDS encoding 50S ribosomal protein L44e, whose translation MQIPRRIKSYCPNCDAHTEIEIEKVRRGRQTGMKWAARQERRGKSTIGNAGKFSKVPGGDKPTKKTNFKYRCSECGKAHLREGWRAGKVEFQE comes from the coding sequence ATGCAGATTCCACGACGCATCAAAAGCTACTGTCCGAATTGCGACGCGCACACGGAGATAGAGATAGAGAAGGTCCGTCGCGGTCGCCAGACCGGGATGAAATGGGCCGCTCGCCAGGAGCGGCGCGGCAAGTCGACCATCGGGAACGCCGGCAAGTTCTCGAAGGTTCCAGGTGGCGATAAGCCCACGAAGAAGACGAACTTCAAGTACCGATGTAGCGAATGCGGCAAAGCACATCTCCGCGAGGGATGGCGCGCCGGTAAGGTCGAGTTCCAGGAATAA
- a CDS encoding MarR family transcriptional regulator: MTEVLEDKRTATRFRILVEIADRQPAVSQGEIADAVGVTSQAVSEYIRDLVDEEFVEKEGRSRYRVTNEGVDWLLRTASDVRRFADRVTDDVLGGVYEDAAVATADIDAGDVVSLSMNEGLLHASPGDAGPATGVATTDAVAGEDVGVSGFEGIIDFSPGSVTLYQVPPARSGGSAAVETDAITAACEDASLVLAEGVEAVVALRKAEIEPQSTFAAGAVAAAAAQRGVAVVVVVTADDVGRVTDPLRDAGTSYEVSDWP; the protein is encoded by the coding sequence ATGACCGAGGTCCTGGAGGATAAACGGACCGCCACACGATTTCGCATCCTGGTCGAGATAGCCGACCGGCAACCGGCCGTCAGTCAGGGCGAGATCGCCGACGCCGTGGGCGTCACGAGCCAGGCCGTCTCGGAGTACATCCGCGACCTCGTCGACGAAGAGTTCGTCGAGAAGGAGGGACGGTCTCGCTATCGGGTGACCAACGAGGGGGTCGACTGGCTGCTACGCACGGCGAGCGACGTTCGTCGGTTCGCCGATCGCGTAACGGACGACGTTCTGGGCGGTGTTTACGAGGATGCAGCCGTCGCGACTGCCGATATCGATGCTGGCGATGTCGTCAGCCTCTCGATGAACGAGGGGCTCTTACACGCGTCACCCGGCGACGCCGGACCGGCGACCGGGGTAGCGACCACCGACGCCGTGGCAGGTGAGGACGTCGGCGTCAGCGGCTTCGAGGGCATCATCGACTTCAGCCCCGGGTCGGTAACTCTCTACCAAGTCCCACCGGCCCGATCCGGTGGGAGCGCCGCGGTAGAGACGGACGCGATCACTGCGGCGTGCGAGGACGCGTCACTCGTGCTCGCCGAAGGAGTGGAAGCAGTGGTTGCGCTTCGAAAGGCGGAGATCGAGCCTCAGTCGACCTTTGCCGCCGGCGCGGTGGCTGCAGCAGCCGCTCAGCGAGGCGTGGCGGTCGTCGTGGTCGTTACTGCGGACGACGTCGGGCGAGTGACTGACCCCCTCAGAGATGCCGGGACTTCGTACGAGGTCTCGGACTGGCCGTAG
- the arcC gene encoding carbamate kinase, whose translation MGRIIVALGGNTLLPMDDETMEGMRERVSEAAENIAQIADEETDLVLTHGNGPQVGNLMLQQEQSDAGPRFPLDVLVAETQAQLGYILQQELGNVLEETVATVVTQVRVDEHDEAFERPTKPVGPHYSEAEALSKAFQTRQVTKADGRTMYRRVVPSPDPVEVVEADRIETLLEDGQTVICAGGGGIPVVRENGVLHGVEAVIDKDRTTALVAEDIGATTFLILTDVEAAYTDFGTPDQEPIREATVAELRELLADGQFAEGSMRPKVEAAIEFAESQGEKAIITSAERVDEALAGEAGTQVLP comes from the coding sequence ATGGGCCGAATCATCGTCGCCCTGGGTGGGAACACCCTCCTTCCGATGGACGACGAGACGATGGAGGGGATGCGAGAGCGCGTCAGCGAAGCGGCCGAGAACATCGCCCAGATCGCAGACGAGGAGACCGACCTCGTGTTGACACACGGCAATGGCCCGCAGGTTGGAAACCTGATGCTCCAACAGGAACAATCGGACGCGGGCCCCCGATTTCCACTCGACGTTCTCGTGGCCGAGACCCAGGCACAGCTCGGCTACATCCTCCAGCAGGAACTCGGGAACGTCCTCGAGGAGACGGTTGCGACCGTGGTCACGCAGGTCCGGGTGGACGAACACGACGAGGCCTTCGAGCGTCCGACCAAACCCGTCGGACCCCACTACTCTGAGGCCGAAGCGCTCTCGAAGGCGTTCCAGACCCGACAGGTGACGAAGGCAGACGGCCGAACGATGTACCGTCGGGTCGTCCCGTCACCCGATCCCGTCGAGGTGGTCGAAGCCGATCGCATCGAGACGCTCCTCGAGGACGGGCAGACAGTCATCTGTGCCGGGGGCGGCGGCATTCCGGTCGTGCGCGAGAACGGCGTCCTCCACGGCGTCGAGGCCGTCATCGACAAGGATCGAACGACGGCCCTCGTCGCCGAGGACATCGGTGCGACGACCTTCCTGATCCTGACGGACGTCGAGGCGGCCTACACCGACTTCGGTACCCCCGACCAGGAGCCGATCCGCGAGGCCACCGTCGCTGAGCTGCGCGAATTGCTCGCCGACGGCCAGTTCGCCGAAGGAAGTATGCGACCGAAGGTCGAGGCCGCAATCGAGTTCGCGGAATCACAGGGGGAAAAAGCGATAATCACGTCCGCCGAGAGGGTGGACGAAGCACTCGCCGGCGAGGCCGGCACACAGGTACTACCATAA
- a CDS encoding NAD(P)/FAD-dependent oxidoreductase, with amino-acid sequence MNHSTVVVAGGGIAGLRTAERLAAADFQVTLYEREPTLGGRVRSVREGPYRFDRGFQVLLTAYPAVQNVLDLDALDLRRFPPGATLCRPNHRVTVADPVRAPRTFFETAFASDLTVGDKVRIVSLRRELRGRSVDDMFTGPDQSILDYLRDRGFSDRFVRRFAAPFYGGITLDRSLATSKRIFEYTFKMLSEGYAAVPADGMGAITAQLADAAREAGVSIETRTPVQGVESTGDGVSVTVDGRTVEADAAVVATDPPTSAELTDIESIPTTGKGCVTQYLSLPSGNPIESQRFIMVNSVGEVPNQIAPIGVVAPEYAPDDEILLSATSLGDPQYTPDELFEQTRSTLASWYPEASFTSLSLKKTIRCPFAQFSQPPGVHESLPNVTDPDGSVYLAGDYTHDSSINGAIESATTAARAVVRDLEE; translated from the coding sequence ATGAACCACTCCACCGTCGTCGTCGCTGGCGGCGGCATCGCCGGCCTCCGGACGGCCGAACGACTCGCTGCGGCCGACTTTCAGGTTACTCTGTACGAACGAGAACCGACCCTCGGGGGTCGCGTCAGGTCCGTGCGCGAGGGCCCCTATCGATTCGACCGGGGATTCCAGGTCTTGCTGACGGCGTATCCAGCAGTGCAAAACGTCCTCGACCTTGACGCACTGGACCTCCGACGATTTCCGCCCGGGGCGACACTCTGTCGGCCCAACCATCGTGTGACGGTCGCAGATCCCGTTCGGGCTCCGCGGACGTTCTTCGAGACGGCGTTCGCGAGCGATCTGACCGTCGGCGACAAAGTCAGGATCGTCTCGCTCCGCCGGGAACTCCGTGGCCGGTCCGTCGACGACATGTTCACCGGACCGGACCAGTCGATTCTCGATTACCTCCGCGATCGTGGCTTCTCGGATCGGTTCGTCCGTCGCTTTGCGGCACCGTTCTACGGTGGTATCACCCTCGACCGGTCGCTGGCCACGTCGAAGCGCATCTTCGAGTACACCTTCAAGATGCTCTCTGAGGGGTATGCTGCGGTCCCGGCGGATGGAATGGGTGCCATCACCGCGCAACTCGCCGATGCAGCACGGGAGGCGGGCGTCAGTATCGAAACCCGAACACCAGTGCAAGGAGTCGAGTCCACAGGAGATGGTGTGTCTGTGACCGTCGATGGACGGACGGTCGAGGCGGATGCGGCGGTCGTCGCCACCGACCCGCCGACGAGTGCCGAACTGACGGATATCGAGTCGATACCCACCACGGGGAAGGGGTGTGTCACCCAGTATCTCAGCCTTCCCAGTGGCAATCCCATCGAATCGCAGCGGTTCATCATGGTGAACAGTGTCGGCGAGGTCCCGAACCAGATCGCTCCGATCGGGGTCGTCGCACCGGAATACGCCCCCGACGACGAGATACTCCTGAGTGCGACCTCGCTCGGAGACCCACAGTACACCCCCGACGAACTCTTCGAGCAGACCCGATCGACCCTCGCCAGCTGGTATCCCGAGGCATCGTTCACATCCCTCTCGCTGAAGAAGACGATCCGGTGTCCGTTCGCCCAGTTCTCACAACCGCCGGGCGTGCACGAGTCGCTGCCGAACGTGACCGATCCGGATGGTTCGGTGTACCTCGCTGGTGATTACACCCACGATTCGTCGATCAACGGCGCGATCGAGAGTGCCACCACGGCAGCCCGCGCCGTCGTCCGAGACCTAGAGGAGTGA
- a CDS encoding basic amino acid ABC transporter substrate-binding protein, translating to MERYRTSMDRRAYLKTVGATGAVALSATAGCLGGGDETTLTPATAPGFPPFEMKEGGELVGFDIDLLEAVVAETDYELGEWEEFEFDSLIPALTNDNIDVIAAAMTITDDRDETIDFSDPYYSADQAILVADDADFSPGSLEDLADRPLGAQGGTTGEGVVEDELIANDIIAEGQYNSYGNYVLAVEDLVNGNIDAVVLDTPVAQTFAADRPVTIAFEYETGENYGFGIRDGESDLQSALNDGLQTVRDDGTYQDITATWFAE from the coding sequence ATGGAACGATATCGCACTTCGATGGACCGGCGCGCGTATCTGAAGACCGTCGGCGCAACTGGCGCCGTCGCACTCTCTGCCACCGCAGGCTGTCTGGGTGGCGGTGACGAGACGACGTTGACGCCAGCGACGGCGCCCGGGTTTCCACCGTTCGAGATGAAAGAAGGAGGTGAACTCGTTGGCTTCGATATCGACCTTCTCGAAGCCGTCGTCGCCGAGACCGATTACGAACTCGGCGAGTGGGAGGAGTTCGAATTCGACTCGCTCATCCCGGCGTTGACGAACGATAACATCGACGTCATCGCAGCAGCGATGACCATCACCGATGACCGGGACGAGACCATCGACTTCTCGGATCCGTATTACTCGGCCGACCAGGCCATCCTCGTGGCCGACGACGCGGACTTCTCGCCCGGAAGTCTGGAGGACCTCGCCGACCGGCCCCTCGGTGCCCAGGGTGGGACGACCGGCGAGGGGGTCGTCGAGGACGAACTCATCGCGAACGACATCATCGCAGAGGGTCAGTACAACAGCTACGGGAACTACGTGCTGGCGGTCGAGGACCTCGTCAACGGCAACATCGACGCGGTGGTCCTCGATACGCCGGTTGCACAGACCTTCGCCGCGGACAGACCGGTCACTATCGCCTTCGAGTACGAGACCGGCGAGAACTACGGATTCGGCATCCGCGATGGCGAGTCGGATCTGCAGTCGGCACTCAACGACGGCCTCCAGACCGTCCGCGACGACGGTACGTACCAGGATATCACCGCGACGTGGTTCGCCGAATAA
- a CDS encoding HAH_0734 family protein yields MKRLIIHGDPDVRKEGVVEVDGEEYTLFQVTRNGDWHGPDRVQLWCIAGQPEEWDDFDRRNYVPQFLEVETVDADDVTVKKRAGDLAI; encoded by the coding sequence ATGAAGCGGCTCATCATCCACGGCGATCCGGACGTGCGGAAGGAAGGCGTCGTCGAGGTCGATGGCGAGGAGTACACGTTGTTCCAGGTGACCCGTAACGGCGACTGGCACGGCCCGGATCGGGTCCAACTCTGGTGTATCGCCGGGCAGCCGGAAGAGTGGGACGACTTCGACCGACGGAACTACGTCCCTCAGTTCCTGGAGGTCGAGACCGTCGACGCCGACGACGTCACGGTGAAAAAACGGGCTGGCGACCTCGCAATCTGA
- a CDS encoding 30S ribosomal protein S27e has translation MAGRFITVQCPDCENEQTLFEKASTEVACAVCGNTLARPTGGLADIDAEVTEVVEAR, from the coding sequence ATGGCAGGAAGGTTCATCACCGTTCAGTGTCCGGATTGTGAGAACGAACAGACGCTCTTCGAGAAGGCGTCGACCGAGGTCGCCTGTGCCGTCTGTGGCAACACGCTCGCCCGCCCGACCGGTGGCCTGGCCGATATCGACGCCGAAGTCACCGAGGTCGTCGAAGCGCGATGA
- a CDS encoding RNA-protein complex protein Nop10, protein MKSDIRVCSSWETEHERPVYTLSSQCPDCGAAAVNSAPAPFDPADPYGEYRRALKRRVRE, encoded by the coding sequence ATGAAGTCGGACATCCGGGTCTGTTCGTCGTGGGAGACCGAACACGAACGCCCGGTGTACACGCTCTCCTCGCAGTGTCCCGATTGTGGCGCCGCGGCCGTCAACAGCGCCCCAGCCCCGTTCGATCCAGCCGATCCGTACGGCGAGTACCGACGTGCTCTTAAGCGCCGCGTTCGGGAGTAG